From the genome of Deinococcus sp. AJ005, one region includes:
- a CDS encoding phenylacetate--CoA ligase family protein, which yields MTDTLQPGSTSPPSHAELLGRLKGHALYRAALQNLPENTDWAAVPFLTRERLTEAFEAGELAHPDAVRVHLTPHPGGGWLPEYATRADIDAHGQAAAAAFARAGVRPEDHVQIAFGFHRFAGGWIMQDGFESLGAKTLPFGPGESEAQLDAIQKLGVRVLVSAPSFAQKLGEAGARVELLISSGEPLTSIAGRRERVEAALGCVALDAYASSEAGMMALETPEKNGLRVLEDWVHLEVIDPETGQSMPDGERGELVVTHLSKQAMPLLRFRTGDLTRLERRADGVYLPGGVFGNVGGMLKVKGVKLFPREVVFWLAGHGLDHAQHTLRLWSQGGADRVGITVRGKMPESVDVLLADFQRRFAIRLDALAVTTDHEGAGVLDERE from the coding sequence ATGACCGACACGCTCCAACCGGGTTCCACTTCACCGCCCAGTCACGCCGAGTTACTGGGCCGACTCAAAGGCCATGCTCTCTACCGCGCTGCACTCCAGAATCTCCCTGAAAATACGGACTGGGCCGCCGTCCCTTTCCTCACCCGTGAACGTCTGACCGAGGCGTTTGAGGCAGGCGAGCTGGCCCACCCCGATGCCGTCCGAGTTCACCTCACGCCGCATCCGGGCGGGGGCTGGCTGCCTGAGTACGCGACGCGGGCAGACATTGACGCGCACGGGCAGGCGGCGGCGGCAGCCTTTGCACGAGCAGGCGTTCGCCCTGAAGACCACGTTCAGATTGCCTTCGGCTTTCACCGTTTCGCGGGCGGCTGGATCATGCAGGACGGCTTTGAGTCATTGGGGGCAAAAACCCTGCCCTTTGGTCCCGGTGAATCGGAAGCGCAACTGGACGCCATTCAGAAGCTGGGTGTGCGCGTTCTCGTGTCCGCCCCCAGTTTCGCGCAGAAGCTGGGCGAGGCAGGTGCGCGGGTAGAACTGCTGATCTCGTCGGGCGAGCCGCTCACCAGCATCGCGGGTCGCCGGGAGCGGGTGGAAGCGGCGCTGGGCTGTGTGGCCCTGGACGCCTACGCCAGCAGCGAGGCCGGAATGATGGCCCTGGAAACCCCCGAAAAGAACGGTCTGCGCGTGCTGGAAGACTGGGTCCATCTGGAAGTCATAGATCCCGAAACCGGGCAATCCATGCCGGACGGCGAACGCGGAGAACTCGTCGTGACCCACCTGAGCAAGCAGGCCATGCCGCTGCTGCGCTTCCGCACTGGAGACCTGACCCGGCTGGAAAGGCGTGCAGATGGGGTTTACCTGCCCGGCGGCGTCTTTGGCAATGTGGGCGGCATGCTCAAGGTCAAGGGCGTCAAGCTGTTCCCGCGTGAAGTCGTGTTCTGGCTGGCGGGACATGGGCTGGACCACGCCCAGCACACGCTGAGGCTGTGGTCTCAGGGCGGCGCGGATCGCGTCGGCATAACAGTTCGGGGCAAGATGCCTGAGAGCGTGGACGTGCTGCTGGCCGATTTCCAGCGCCGCTTTGCTATCCGGTTGGATGCGCTGGCCGTCACCACGGATCACGAGGGTGCGGGCGTGCTGGACGAGCGGGAATAA
- a CDS encoding ABC transporter substrate-binding protein: protein MKKTLMLSALVSLSFAAAQKTVTLPWSGAITGPTSDAGASYAAGVEDYCKYANAQKMLPGITLNCVIRDDQYNNANTQRNFEDFVANLNAPVFLGYATGGALQLKSVIQETKIPTLTASYHIGIIDPPDNTYTFLPVSSYSENIVALLEYVAKKERGAKVALIVNPSPFGRDPVVDARKAAERLGLKITDVQEVGGNNLDNTALLKRLESQGAKYIINQNTAGPVANILKDAKRLGLLGKMQFMGAHYTGGEDLTKLAGDAAKDFIWATSYYLYDEGNQPGIILTKKIGAQYKRNADTIRSVHYTSGMLASAIAIEAMKRAGANPDAAGIYKGLISMNGSKSFNPGFAVGPVTFSAKDHIGAESLRLLQADATGNFKAITGAQRSALFQLIHPMK from the coding sequence ATGAAAAAGACCCTGATGTTGTCCGCCCTCGTTTCCCTGTCGTTTGCCGCTGCACAGAAGACGGTGACGCTGCCCTGGTCCGGGGCCATCACTGGGCCAACCAGTGACGCCGGGGCCAGCTACGCGGCGGGCGTGGAAGACTACTGCAAGTACGCCAACGCGCAGAAAATGCTGCCGGGCATCACTCTCAACTGCGTGATCCGTGACGACCAGTACAACAACGCCAACACCCAGCGCAACTTTGAGGATTTCGTGGCGAACCTGAACGCCCCGGTCTTCCTGGGCTACGCGACGGGCGGGGCATTACAACTCAAGAGCGTGATTCAGGAAACCAAGATTCCCACGCTGACGGCCAGCTACCACATCGGTATCATCGATCCGCCCGACAACACCTACACCTTCTTGCCCGTCAGCAGCTACTCCGAGAACATCGTGGCCCTGCTGGAATACGTGGCCAAGAAGGAGCGCGGCGCGAAGGTGGCACTGATCGTCAACCCCAGTCCCTTTGGTCGTGATCCGGTGGTGGACGCCCGCAAGGCCGCCGAACGCCTGGGCCTCAAGATCACCGACGTACAGGAAGTCGGCGGCAACAATCTGGACAACACGGCCCTGCTCAAGAGGCTGGAGTCGCAGGGCGCAAAGTACATCATCAACCAGAACACCGCCGGGCCGGTGGCAAACATCCTCAAGGATGCCAAGCGGCTGGGCCTGCTGGGCAAGATGCAGTTCATGGGCGCGCACTACACCGGGGGCGAGGACCTGACCAAGCTGGCTGGAGACGCCGCCAAGGACTTCATCTGGGCCACCAGTTACTACCTGTATGACGAGGGCAACCAGCCCGGCATCATCCTGACGAAGAAGATCGGGGCGCAGTACAAGCGCAATGCGGACACCATCCGCAGCGTGCATTACACCAGTGGGATGCTGGCGTCGGCCATTGCCATCGAGGCCATGAAACGCGCCGGGGCCAACCCGGACGCCGCCGGGATCTACAAGGGTCTGATCAGCATGAACGGCAGCAAGTCGTTTAACCCCGGGTTCGCCGTCGGCCCGGTGACCTTCAGCGCCAAGGACCATATCGGTGCCGAAAGCCTGCGCCTGCTGCAAGCCGACGCGACGGGCAACTTCAAGGCGATCACCGGGGCGCAACGGAGTGCGCTGTTCCAGCTCATTCACCCGATGAAGTAA
- a CDS encoding ABC transporter ATP-binding protein, translated as MTLSTPQPANVPPPQVAASKDDLTVNNVEVVYHDIIQVLRGVSLTVRAGQVTSLLGTNGAGKTTTLRAISGLLKPENGKIREGTISFAGKTLSALNGTDVVKSGVVQVPEGRRVFKHLSVEENLRAGAILGRGNWKDDLERIYTYFPKLPALRHKQAGYTSGGEQQMIAIGRALMAHPKVLLLDEPSLGLAPLLVAEIFDNVRRINREEGLSVLVVEQNANIALRNSDYGYVMESGRIVMEGLSAQLASNPDVKEFYLGVTEGGVRKSFKDVKSYKRRKRWM; from the coding sequence ATGACCCTCTCCACCCCCCAACCTGCCAACGTCCCGCCGCCCCAGGTGGCCGCCAGCAAGGACGACTTGACCGTCAACAACGTGGAAGTCGTCTACCACGATATTATTCAGGTCTTGCGCGGCGTTAGCCTGACCGTGCGGGCCGGGCAGGTCACCTCGCTGCTCGGCACCAACGGCGCGGGGAAAACGACGACGCTGCGGGCTATTTCGGGCTTGCTGAAACCGGAGAACGGCAAGATCAGGGAAGGTACCATTTCATTCGCCGGCAAGACCCTCAGCGCCCTGAACGGCACCGATGTCGTCAAATCCGGCGTGGTGCAGGTGCCGGAGGGCCGCCGCGTGTTCAAGCACCTGTCGGTGGAAGAGAATCTGCGGGCCGGGGCGATTCTGGGCCGTGGTAACTGGAAAGATGATCTGGAGCGCATCTACACCTACTTTCCCAAGCTGCCCGCGCTGCGGCACAAGCAGGCTGGGTACACCTCCGGCGGCGAGCAGCAGATGATTGCCATTGGCCGCGCGTTGATGGCCCACCCGAAAGTGCTACTGCTGGACGAACCTAGCCTGGGCCTCGCGCCGCTGCTGGTGGCCGAGATCTTTGACAACGTGCGCCGTATCAATCGTGAGGAGGGTCTGAGCGTACTGGTGGTGGAGCAGAACGCCAATATCGCCCTGCGGAACAGCGATTACGGCTATGTGATGGAGAGCGGGCGCATCGTGATGGAGGGCCTCAGCGCCCAGCTTGCCAGCAACCCTGACGTCAAGGAGTTCTATCTGGGCGTCACCGAGGGCGGCGTCCGCAAGAGCTTCAAGGACGTCAAAAGTTACAAGCGGCGCAAACGCTGGATGTGA